In one Nicotiana tomentosiformis chromosome 6, ASM39032v3, whole genome shotgun sequence genomic region, the following are encoded:
- the LOC104113918 gene encoding major pollen allergen Ole e 10-like isoform X2 has protein sequence MNSRNNNMRCYIISLQTILLLASTPFGLCDSVKKPHGLVLHNHLQLQLTEAKNPVNNPPNCINPPPPLGAVPLPFSSTPPLLPSPSTQTPPYYAPKPPATIPPPMTHPSAPTPPYKKPENAVWCVAKPTVPEVLLQQAMDYACGSGAGCEAIEQNGVCFQPNTVLSHAFYAFNSYWQKTKQAGGTCEFGGIAMLVTVDPSYDECHFVYV, from the exons ATGAATTCAAGAAACAACAATATGAGATGCTACATTATTTCCTTACAAACAATTCTATTGCTAGCCTCAACCCCCTTTGGTCTATGTG ATAGTGTCAAGAAACCCCATGGTTTAGTATTACACAATCATTTACAGTTACAGCTAACTGAAGCAAAAAACCCAGTAAATAATCCACCAAACTGCATAAACCCTCCTCCTCCTTTAGGGGCTGTGCCACTACCTTTCTCTTCCACTCCACcactattaccatctccaagtACACAAACTCCACCCTATTATGCACCTAAACCACCGGCGACTATCCCGCCACCGATGACTCATCCATCGGCACCAACACCGCCTTATAAGAAACCGGAGAATGCTGTTTGGTGCGTAGCAAAGCCAACGGTACCAGAAGTCTTACTTCAGCAGGCAATGGACTATGCTTGTGGTTCTGGGGCTGGTTGTGAGGCCATAGAACAAAATGGAGTTTGCTTTCAGCCAAATACTGTACTTTCTCATGCTTTTTATGCTTTTAATAGCTACTGGCAAAAGACTAAACAAGCTGGAGGAACTTGTGAATTTGGAGGCATCGCCATGCTTGTTACCGTTGATCCAA GTTACGACGAGTGCCATTTTGTCTACGTCTAA
- the LOC138893593 gene encoding uncharacterized protein codes for MSPYKLVFGKVCHLPVELEHRALWVLRQLNLDMEIAGTRRITELHELDEFRYHAFESTRLYKERMKMMHEKNILKRNFKPGDVVLLYNSRLKLFTGKLKSRWSGPFRVVEMHPAGAVEIASEDGSRKFKVNGKRLKHFQGMVEEDKVISTMYLKDP; via the coding sequence ATGTCTCCATATAAACTGGTGTTCGGGAAAGTGTGTCACTTACCCgtggagttggagcatagagctttGTGGGTATTAAGGCAGCTGAATCTTGACATGGAAATAGCGGGTACACGTAGAATCACAGAGttgcacgagcttgatgagtttcgctaCCATGCTTTTGAGAGTACAAGGCTATATAAGGAGAGAATGAAGATGATGCATGAGAAAAATATTCTTAAGCGAAATTTTAAACCTGGAGATGTGGTATTGCTATACAATtcgagattgaagttgtttacgggcaagttgaagtcaagatggtcaggaccatttcgTGTGGTAGAGATGCATCCCGCCGGAGCCGTAGAAATTGCATCAGAAGATGGCTCCCGCAAGTTTAAAGTTAACGGGAAAAGGCTAAAACATTTTCAAGGTATGGTCGAGGAAGATAAAGTGATCTCAACCATGTACTTGAAGGATCCTTGA
- the LOC104113918 gene encoding probable glucan endo-1,3-beta-glucosidase A6 isoform X1, translating into MNSRNNNMRCYIISLQTILLLASTPFGLCVSFVLVNNADSVKKPHGLVLHNHLQLQLTEAKNPVNNPPNCINPPPPLGAVPLPFSSTPPLLPSPSTQTPPYYAPKPPATIPPPMTHPSAPTPPYKKPENAVWCVAKPTVPEVLLQQAMDYACGSGAGCEAIEQNGVCFQPNTVLSHAFYAFNSYWQKTKQAGGTCEFGGIAMLVTVDPSYDECHFVYV; encoded by the exons ATGAATTCAAGAAACAACAATATGAGATGCTACATTATTTCCTTACAAACAATTCTATTGCTAGCCTCAACCCCCTTTGGTCTATGTG TTTCTTTTGTTCTTGTCAACAATGCAGATAGTGTCAAGAAACCCCATGGTTTAGTATTACACAATCATTTACAGTTACAGCTAACTGAAGCAAAAAACCCAGTAAATAATCCACCAAACTGCATAAACCCTCCTCCTCCTTTAGGGGCTGTGCCACTACCTTTCTCTTCCACTCCACcactattaccatctccaagtACACAAACTCCACCCTATTATGCACCTAAACCACCGGCGACTATCCCGCCACCGATGACTCATCCATCGGCACCAACACCGCCTTATAAGAAACCGGAGAATGCTGTTTGGTGCGTAGCAAAGCCAACGGTACCAGAAGTCTTACTTCAGCAGGCAATGGACTATGCTTGTGGTTCTGGGGCTGGTTGTGAGGCCATAGAACAAAATGGAGTTTGCTTTCAGCCAAATACTGTACTTTCTCATGCTTTTTATGCTTTTAATAGCTACTGGCAAAAGACTAAACAAGCTGGAGGAACTTGTGAATTTGGAGGCATCGCCATGCTTGTTACCGTTGATCCAA GTTACGACGAGTGCCATTTTGTCTACGTCTAA
- the LOC104113919 gene encoding pyruvate dehydrogenase E1 component subunit alpha-3, chloroplastic-like, which yields MATSFSATKLLQPLPPLNSSVRSTDKNTLLSNHFKDSSFFLGSTHKLSLKKPFSPPHSQRRSKPVFAVSEVVQDKKLKNDSSLSNLLITKEEGLQLYEDMVLGRAFEDMCAQMYYRGKMFGFVHLYNGQEAVSTGFIKLLKKEDSVVSTYRDHVHALSKGVPARQVMSELFGKTTGCCRGQGGSMHMFSKEHNVLGGFAFIGEGIPVATGAAFTSKYKREVLKEADCDHVTMAFFGDGTCNNGQFFECLNMAALWKLPIIFVVENNLWAIGMSHLRATSDPEIWKKGPAFGMPGVHVDGMDVLKVREVAKEAVARARRGDGPTLVECETYRFRGHSLADPDELRDPTEKNHYAARDPISALKKYMFENNLVNEAELKAIDKKIDELVEDAVEFADESPHPVRSQLLENVFADPRGFGIGPDGRYRCEDPKFTEGTAHV from the exons ATGGCTACCTCTTTTTCTGCTACAAAACTCTTACAACCTTTGCCTCCTCTAAACTCCAGTGTCAGATCCACTGATAAGAATACCCTTTTGAGTAATCACTTTAAAGACAGCTCCTTTTTTCTTGGATCAACCCATAAACTCTCTTTAAAGAAACCCTTTTCGCCTCCTCACTCACAACGCCGATCCAAACCTGTTTTTGCTGTCTCCGAGGTTGTTCAAGACAAGAAGCTAAAAAATGATTCCTCCCTCTCCAATCTG TTAATTACCAAAGAGGAAGGATTGCAGTTGTATGAGGACATGGTTCTTGGAAGAGCCTTTGAGGACATGTGTGCCCAAATGTATTACAGGGGAAAAATGTTTGGTTTTGTGCATTTGTACAATGGCCAAGAAGCAGTCTCCACTGGCTTCATTAAGCTATTGAAGAAAGAGGACTCGGTGGTTAGCACTTATCGTGATCACGTCCACGCGTTGAGCAAAGGGGTTCCGGCACGTCAAGTGATGAGCGAGCTCTTTGGGAAGACCACTGGCTGTTGCAGAGGCCAAGGTGGTTCCATGCACATGTTCTCGAAAGAACACAACGTTCTCGGCGGTTTCGCTTTCATTGGTGAGGGTATCCCTGTGGCGACAGGTGCCGCCTTCACTAGCAAGTATAAAAGGGAGGTCCTGAAAGAGGCAGACTGTGATCATGTAACTATGGCCTTCTTTGGTGATGGAACTTGCAACAACGGCCAGTTCTTTGAGTGCTTGAACATGGCTGCACTATGGAAGTTGCCCATTATCTTTGTTGTTGAGAACAATTTGTGGGCAATTGGCATGTCCCACTTGAGGGCAACTTCTGATCCTGAAATTTGGAAGAAAGGTCCCGCCTTTGGGATGCCTGGAGTTCACGTTGATGGCATGGATGTGTTGAAGGTGAGGGAGGTAGCAAAGGAAGCTGTTGCCCGAGCTAGGAGAGGTGACGGTCCCACTCTTGTTGAGTGTGAGACCTACCGGTTTAGAGGACACTCTTTGGCTGATCCAGATGAGCTTCGTGACCCTA CTGAAAAGAACCATTATGCTGCACGAGATCCTATCAGTGCCTTGAAGAAGTATATGTTTGAGAACAACCTGGTCAATGAAGCAGAGTTGAAGGCCATTGATAAGAAGATTGATGAGCTGGTTGAAGATGCTGTTGAGTTTGCGGATGAAAGCCCTCATCCTGTTCGTAGCCAGCTGCTAGAGAACGTATTTGCCGATCCAAGGGGCTTTGGGATTGGGCCTGATGGAAGGTACAGATGTGAGGATCCCAAGTTCACTGAAGGCACTGCTCATGTCTAG